A genomic segment from Aspergillus puulaauensis MK2 DNA, chromosome 1, nearly complete sequence encodes:
- a CDS encoding uncharacterized protein (COG:S;~EggNog:ENOG410PU4H) produces the protein MKPSTVLAIAPFLAAAYSKPVEKQPPRFDVVVVSEGPVQYRALAVSSSFFYLGKGDGFTDSYCPPKVEAAGKCPPGKDTVLKDAFTLDTVVPGQVVYVDSDYAVRATGPNGTYIEADGTHSKPDGIYTGFEYIPGSEYGQWTFQADGIDGFLACPYNNDIYQVFVNSEDAKPPRGQKLDACVPFTTSAHEYALFGNATAAAWEY, from the exons ATGAAGCCCTCTACTGTTCTCGCTATCGCGCCCTTCCTGGCTGCCGCTTACTCGAAGCCCGTTGAGAAGCAGCCTCCTCGCTTCGATGTGGTGGTCGTCAGCGAAGGCCCTGTACAGTATCGTGCCCTGGCCGTttcgtcttccttcttctaCCTTGGTAAAGGCGACGGATTCACCGACTCCTACTGTCCTCCCAAGGTGGAAGCGGCCGGTAAATGCCCGCCTGGCAAGGATACCGTACTGAAGGATGCCTTCACCTTG GACACCGTCGTCCCCGGCCAAGTCGTCTACGTCGATTCCGACTACGCCGTCAGAGCCACCGGCCCCAATGGAACTTACATCGAAGCCGACGGTACCCACAGCAAGCCCGACGGCATCTACACCGGGTTCGAATACATCCCCGGCTCCGAGTACGGCCAGTGGACCTTCCAGGCCGACGGCATTGACGGCTTCTTGGCCTGCCCTTATAACAACGACATCTACCAGGTTTTCGTCAACAGTGAGGACGCAAAGCCCCCTCGCGGACAGAAGCTTGATGCCTGTGTTCCTTTCACTACGAGTGCTCATGAGTATGCTCTATTTGGGAACgcaactgctgctgcttgggaATATTAA
- a CDS encoding uncharacterized protein (COG:S;~EggNog:ENOG410PKEF;~InterPro:IPR036864,IPR007219,IPR001138;~PFAM:PF00172,PF04082;~TransMembrane:3 (o290-312i450-472o598-616i);~go_function: GO:0000981 - DNA-binding transcription factor activity, RNA polymerase II-specific [Evidence IEA];~go_function: GO:0003677 - DNA binding [Evidence IEA];~go_function: GO:0008270 - zinc ion binding [Evidence IEA];~go_process: GO:0006351 - transcription, DNA-templated [Evidence IEA];~go_process: GO:0006355 - regulation of transcription, DNA-templated [Evidence IEA]), giving the protein MDSGIGSDKSPKQSLGRVRRKRASKACLPCRARKVRCDVAVRGKPCTNCRLNDGDCVVVGRPSKYRVRGKAERKVNDEALDCITPLSIDRDGLHGSVSQSQARSPSANYPHPNWSMPSLDEASTDFWQSSWTPSPYLVGQEDIGHLGGISYEAQTNVDGLSSILGKYNGDYKQSPITTAADDINSGLLQEICGIIGADQTKAPFINQSRHPLIKFDDFSQNEPQDIQFLRANGCFHIPLAPALGEFMRQYFLYVHPLLPMLDEAAFWDAFDGLSSGPSLDFPISIFTFQAMLFACCSFVSSSVLRSIGLGSIREARKVLYRRAKLLFDFNGKRDPIATAQGALLLSYSPDTNDRRTNSFWLSVAIQNSKNANAHAYDILTNIPEKEKLRKKRLFWCCILRDRILPLGVRRSIYITNTHFNFSTNAPLTAQDLEGEISRSKVYSPRAKRSLAELVASLCELAVILTDVIMLLYPVDELPASSFPGNSIPITKQQSLIERARSDLTRWYEGAVVKFPTPAGIGDAHESVVLYTNLMYLYYHSAQMALCHHELLVSKAGHNSPNDNLAQAQLHRIKTTLQDEATSIADIMKELLQLKLTRYLPITAVAYIALPLTLSILDVKLSLTDFQSATRQRRLQIFTEAMKVLQFHYDGTDRVSDAIERVIRHLAISKSPESAPANNSAFSSEQNGDKGKERAQQRVTEWGDVLVRRPGCYLRIAMTLDLAMSRGEYPDEQAFPTWLQTSSLASSLPLCGPNQNGERASGIDGLGTYHGRIEAEAESAGDSRSHGHFNAADQALQYGYGVNSHGVHDSVRVLRVENMLQPSGFENASLDTNSARDWLLDAQISGVLQDFC; this is encoded by the exons ATGGACTCCGGAATCGGCAGCGATAAGAGCCCTAAACAGTCGCTTGGGCGCGTTCGGCGCAAACGAGCCTCAAAGGCCTGTCTTCCTTGCCGGGCGCGGAAAGTCCGATGTGATGTTGCCGTCCGTGGCAAGCCGTGCACGAATTGTCGGTTGAATGATGGGGATTGTGTGGTGGTTGGGAGGCCGTCGAAATA TCGTGTCCGGGGTAAGGCAGAGCGCAAGGTAAATGACGAGGCCTTGGACTGTATTACGCCCCTGTCAATAGATCGTGATGGACTACATGGATCAGTGTCGCAGTCGCAGGCCAGGTCGCCCTCTGCTAATTATCCCCACCCCAACTGGTCTATGCCCTCCCTAGACGAGGCGAGTACGGACTTCTGGCAGAGTAGCTGGACGCCCTCGCCATATCTGGTGGGACAAGAGGATATAGGTCATCTAGGTGGCATCTCGTACGAGGCACAGACAAATGTAGACGGTCTCTCGTCGATTCTAGGCAAGTACAACGGGGACT ACAAGCAAAGTCCAATCACTACTGCAGCCGACGATATCAACAGCGGTCTACTGCAAGAAATCTGCGGTATAATCGGGGCCGATCAGACAAAAGCCCCATTCATAAACCAGTCCCGACACCCTCTCATCAAGTTCGACGACTTCTCGCAGAATGAACCCCAGGATATCCAGTTCTTGCGAGCGAATGGGTGTTTTCATATTCCCCTAGCACCGGCTCTGGGCGAGTTCATGCGCCAGTACTTTCTATACGTacaccctctcctccccatgCTCGACGAGGCAGCATTCTGGGACGCTTTCGATGGTCTGAGTTCAGGCCCCAGCCTCGATTTTCCAATTTCCATCTTCACTTTCCAAGCCATGCTCTTTGCATGCTGTAGT TTTGTCTCTTCATCAGTACTCCGTTCCATCGGGCTTGGGAGCATCAGAGAAGCACGCAAAGTGCTGTACCGGCGAGCAAAG TTATTGTTCGACTTCAACGGCAAAAGAGACCCTATCGCGACGGCACAAGGCGCCCTACTACTGTCCTATTCCCCAGACACCAACGACCGCCGCACCAATTCCTTCTGGCTGAGCGTCGCAATCCAGAACTCAAAGAACGCAAACGCACATGCATACGACATACTCACCAATATcccagagaaagaaaaactAAGAAAGAAACGGCTCTTCTGGTGCTGTATTCTCCGAGACAGGATTCTCCCCCTGGGCGTGCGCCGCTCGATATACATCACAAACACACATTTCAACTTCAGCACGAATGCCCCGTTAACTGCCCAGGATCTCGAAGGCGAGATATCCCGGTCAAAGGTCTACAGTCCGCGAGCAAAAAGGTCACTCGCGGAACTGGTGGCGAGTCTCTGCGAACTCGCCGTCATTTTAACTGATGTTATCATGCTTCTATACCCGGTTGATGAATTGCCGGCGTCTTCGTTCCCTGGCAATTCCATCCCAATCACAAAGCAGCAGTCGCTCATCGAGCGAGCGAGATCAGATCTCACTCGCTGGTACGAGGGCGCTGTTGTGAAATTCCCTACTCCGGCTGGTATTGGCGATGCCCATGAATCAGTGGTCTTATATACGAACCTCATGTATCTCTACTACCA CTCCGCCCAAATGGCACTATGCCATCACGAACTCCTCGTTTCGAAAGCAGGTCATAACTCGCCAAATGACAACCTCGCACAGGCGCAGCTTCACCGGATAAAGACGACCCTCCAGGACGAAGCAACAAGCATCGCCGATATAATGAAAGAGCTCCTACAGTTGAAGTTAACACGATACCTCCCGATTACCGC GGTCGCATATATCGCCCTTCCATTAACcctcagcatcctcgacGTCAAACTCTCGCTCACAGACTTCCAATCCGCGACCCGGCAACGCCGATTACAGATCTTCACTGAAGCTATGAAGGTGCTACAGTTCCATTACGACGGGACGGATCGTGTCTCTGACGCTATCGAGAGAGTCATCCGCCATCTTGCCATCAGTAAAAGCCCAGAGAGTGCCCCGGCAAACAACAGTGCCTTTTCCAGCGAGCAGAATGGAGATAAAGGTAAGGAGAGAGCACAGCAAAGAGTTACCGAATGGGGCGATGTCCTTGTTCGCCGCCCTGGTTGCTATTTGCGTATTGCGATGACACTCGATTTGGCCATGTCGCGGGGTGAGTATCCAGACGAACAGGCTTTTCCTACTTGGCTACAGACGAGTAGCCTGGCGAGTAGTCTTCCGCTGTGCGGTCCCAATCAAAACGGAGAAAGGGCCAGTGGAATCGATGGTTTGGGTACTTATCACGGCCGGatagaggcagaggcagagtcTGCAGGGGATAGTAGGTCTCATGGACATTTTAATGCAGCGGATCAGGCCCTGCAATACGGATACGGGGTCAATTCGCATGGAGTCCATGACTCTGTGAGAGTACTCCGGGTTGAAAACATGCTGCAGCCGTCCGGGTTCGAAAATGCGTCTCTAGACACGAACTCCGCGAGAGACTGGTTACTGGATGCGCAGATATCCGGCGTTCTGCAGGACTTTTGCTAG
- a CDS encoding cytochrome P450 (COG:Q;~EggNog:ENOG410PHH6;~InterPro:IPR001128,IPR002401,IPR036396;~PFAM:PF00067;~TransMembrane:2 (n3-13c18/19o34-54i66-90o);~go_function: GO:0005506 - iron ion binding [Evidence IEA];~go_function: GO:0016705 - oxidoreductase activity, acting on paired donors, with incorporation or reduction of molecular oxygen [Evidence IEA];~go_function: GO:0020037 - heme binding [Evidence IEA];~go_process: GO:0055114 - oxidation-reduction process [Evidence IEA]) — MTLVVASTPVLCAYAAAAGTLSHWTYFLHGEHHLSAPYLLRIALLIPIVTFIYLWKYTVLDAVQAIALTTQLGCSYYAALYTSIILYRVFFHRLRNFPGPRKARATKLWHVWKLAPKSNNYMELNSLREKYGDYVRTGPAEITIFDPDAVPILLGPSSKCSKAPWYDANHPVISLHTLRDKKSHDARRRIWDRGFGAKALRAYEDRIMGYSRALQAQISRLSAQGDHPISASDWFHFYSFDVMGDIAFGRSFEMLKTGRPHFALNLLKEGMAPLGVLGPVPWAFCILTSIPGLGGGFKAFVEWCSEQVEKRKGIQMGVPDLMSWLIESSEKVEKSQRKAAEALLHSDSRLIVVAGSDTTASTFTFMFYHLARDTAMQDKLRKELNSLRESDGSFSFKTLQSAELLNAIINETLRLHPPVPSGTLRLTPPEGIKIGETFIPGHTTVVSPSYSIGRLESCYEKADEFIPERWTSKPGLVKNKAAFAPFSLGSFSCVGKQVALMELRMTTALLVTEFNIRFAPGENGQRLLNESKDFFTMSIADLDLVFTSTAG, encoded by the exons atgacTCTTGTTGTGGCGTCCACTCCCGTGCTCTGTGCctatgcagcagcagcagggacaCTCAGCCACTGGACTTATTTCTTGCATGGCGAACACCATCTCTCCGCTCCTTATTTGCTGAGAATTGCGCTACTAATCCCGATTGTGACATTTATCTACTTGTGGAAGTACACTGTCCTAGACGCAGTCCAGGCTATTGCCCTGACAACCCAACTAGGGTGTTCATACTACGCGGCCCTCTACACCAGCATCATTCTATATAGAGTCTTCTTCCACCGGCTCAGAAACTTCCCAGGACCCCGTAAAGCACGAGCAACCAAGCTATGGCATGTTTGGAAACTGGCGCCGAAGTCGAACAACTACATGGAGCTGAATAGTCTACGGGAGAAGTACGGTGACTACGTTCGCACCG GCCCAGCGGAAATAACAATCTTCGACCCCGACGCCGTTCCAATCCTTCTTGGCCCTTCATCGAAATGCTCCAAGGCCCCCTGGTACGACGCCAACCACCCCGTTATCTCGCTGCATACCCTGCGCGACAAGAAATCGCACGACGCAAGACGCCGGATCTGGGATAGGGGCTTTGGCGCAAAAG CCCTCCGCGCCTACGAAGACCGAATAATGGGGTACTCGCGGGCCCTGCAAGCCCAAATCTCGCGACTCTCAGCACAAGGCGACCACCCCATCAGCGCGTCCGACTGGTTCCACTTCTACAGTTTCGACGTGATGGGGGACATCGCATTCGGGCGGTCGTTCGAGATGCTGAAAACGGGCAGGCCGCATTTTGCGCTGAACTTGCTCAAAGAGGGCATGGCGCCGCTGGGGGTCTTAGGGCCGGTTCCGTGGGCGTTTTGTATTCTTACGAGTATTCCGGGGCTGGGGGGTGGGTTTAAGGCGTTTGTTGAGTGGTGTTCGGAGCAggttgagaagaggaagggg ATTCAAATGGGTGTGCCAGACCTCATGTCCTGGCTCATTGAGTCGAGCGAGAAGGTGGAAAAGAGCCAGCGCAAGGCCGCAGAGGCTCTCTTGCATAGTGATTCCCGACTCATCGTGGTGGCGGGGAG TGACACCACCGCATCGACCTTTACATTCATGTTCTACCACTTAGCCAGGGATACAGCAATGCAGGATAAACTCCGGAAAGAACTGAACTCGCTGCGAGAATCAGATGGGAGTTTCTCCTTCAAGACTCTCCAAAGCGCCGAGTTGCTGAATGCCATCATAAACGAGACTCTGCGTCTGCACCCACCGGTCCCTTCAGGTACGCTTCGCCTGACGCCCCCGGAGGGGATCAAGATTGGAGAGACTTTTATTCCTGGGCATACTACTGTGGTTTCACCGAGCTATTCGATTGGAAGAC TCGAGAGCTGCTATGAGAAAGCAGATGAATTCATCCCAGAGCGCTGGACCTCGAAGCCGGGGCTCGTAAAGAACAAGGCAGCTTTTGCGCCATTCTCGCTTG GATCATTTTCGTGCGTGGGAAAACAGGTGGCGCTGATGGAGCTGCGCATGACAACAGCACTTCTAGTAACAGAGTTTAATATTCGCTTTGCACCGGGAGAGAATGGGCAGCGGCTACTGAATGAATCGAAGGATTTCTTCACGATGTCTATCGCGGATTTGGATCTTGTATTTACTTCCACGGCGGGATAG
- a CDS encoding Zn(II)2Cys6 transcription factor (COG:S;~EggNog:ENOG410PKEF;~InterPro:IPR036864,IPR007219,IPR001138;~PFAM:PF00172,PF04082;~go_function: GO:0000981 - DNA-binding transcription factor activity, RNA polymerase II-specific [Evidence IEA];~go_function: GO:0003677 - DNA binding [Evidence IEA];~go_function: GO:0008270 - zinc ion binding [Evidence IEA];~go_process: GO:0006351 - transcription, DNA-templated [Evidence IEA];~go_process: GO:0006355 - regulation of transcription, DNA-templated [Evidence IEA]): MENAKYNSNLHSIAARLPLKRAPRACTRCNKRKVRCDGAVTGFPCTNCWLDGHPCSVFRSRASKARKRLPGAKRIEDISRVAQDPFLARVRPKPPHLSSSPSLGSSRATARQWLPYAYYPSLCATGLLYLDPTKVRHLEASGCLHVPNRNVVLSIMHYYFLFVHPCLPLVDEGAFWHSLEAFMGNSKGIPLLLFQAMLFAASCFIPEDVSRRCGYSSLLAARNDFYKKAKVRRLTTNTKNIQLTWNKMLYEARVEQDALVISQAAVLLSYFTSDQEIWANSGWLHIAVQHARMLQAHQYYTFDADMPQRGSTLKRLWWSCLIRDRIISLGMRRPLQISALEPDLHRHSFTTDELESELFESATYDTEVKGIMSQVMRSLCGFVVAVTDLINLVYPEPSKGCVSEGRQSIFCQLEKANSTLLSWEMDWLLGMDGQYTSLHPNISLFSNLVAIYYQSARIALCNKICSVLSRYPSVEVEDLQRLENCQSEIRSATELIVNDIRQLKIVGLTEKLPISAAAYTLLPQILLNIVNSSAVVPEEKRRYDRTLSMLSEIHDLMGSKFCTRRVVTLITQALALFERCYASSTGPQNSLFATGHRVFALDLNMYVILVKFIDVSMSTQKVSLEENLMLCTPADRNLQPTVVSNAATSDDDREIVEYPVWMEAIGDFFFGQGTQLQMPSLSAPSSPKAPSGFAVSELYTDDYDLCHLLLPGELS, encoded by the exons ATGGAAAACGCCAAGTACAACTCCAATTTACACTCCATAGCGGCAAGGCTTCCGCTCAAACGTGCTCCTCGCGCATGCACACGCTGCAATAAACGAAAAGTCCGATGCGATGGCGCCGTAACAGGGTTCCCATGCACAAACTGCTGGCTTGACGGGCATCCTTGCTCGGTCTTTCGCAGTCGAGCAAGCAAAGCTCGCAAGAGATTGCCCGGAGCCAAACGGATAGAAGATATTAGCCGAGTAGCCCAGGATCCGTTCCTGGCCCGAGTACGGCCTAAGCCACCTCATCTTAGTAGCAGCCCTTCACTGGGGTCCAGCC GAGCAACAGCGAGACAATGGCTGCCATACGCATACTACCCATCTCTATGTGCCACCGGTCTGCTGTATCTAGATCCAACCAAGGTCCGACACCTCGAGGCCAGCGGGTGTCTCCATGTTCCAAACCGCAATGTAGTGCTTTCGATCATGCACTACTACTTCCTGTTTGTCCATCCATGCCTTCCTCTCGTTGATGAAGGGGCGTTTTGGCATTCACTGGAGGCATTCATGGGGAACAGCAAGGGGATTCCGCTGTTGCTCTTTCAAGCGATGCTATTTGCGGCTAGTTGT TTTATACCTGAAGATGTGTCTCGGCGCTGCGGCTACAGCTCACTTTTGGCTGCTCGGAATGACTTTtacaagaaggccaaggtACGGCGCCTAACAACTAATACGAAGAATATACAGCTTACCTGGAACAAGATGCTTTATGAAGCCAGGGTAGAACAGGACGCACTGGTAATATCACAAGCTGCCGTACTACTATCCTATTTTACCTCTGACCAGGAAATCTGGGCCAATTCCGGATGGCTACACATTGCAGTCCAACATGCCAGGATGTTACAAGCCCATCAGTATTATAccttcgacgccgacatGCCACAAAGAGGATCGACTCTGAAGCGGCTTTGGTGGAGCTGTCTCATTCGCGATCGTATCATAAGCCTGGGCATGAGGCGTCCGCTCCAGATTTCTGCGCTTGAGCCCGACCTGCATCGTCACTCATTTACGACCGATGAATTGGAAAGCGAGCTTTTTGAGTCGGCTACCTATGACACTGAGGTTAAGGGTATCATGTCTCAGGTTATGAGAAGCCTGTGCGGCTTTGTTGTTGCCGTGACAGATCTAATCAACCTGGTGTATCCTGAGCCCAGCAAGGGATGCGTCTCTGAAGGCAGGCAGTCAATATTTTGCCAGCTCGAAAAGGCAAACTCTACTCTTCTGAGCTGGGAGATGGACTGGCTGCTGGGTATGGACGGCCAGTATACGTCTCTACATCCGAACAtatccctcttctccaaccttGTTGCGATATACTATCA GTCCGCCCGCATTGCGCTCTGCAATAAGATCTGCTCCGTTCTGAGCAGATACCCCTCAGTAGAGGTTGAGGACCTGCAGAGACTTGAGAACTGCCAGTCGGAGATACGCTCGGCAACTGAGCTAATCGTAAACGATATCCGTCAGCTCAAGATCGTAGGATTGACAGAGAAGCTCCCTATTAGCGC GGCCGCTTATACACTACTTCCGCAAATCCTGCTGAATATCGTCAACTCTTCCGCTGTAGTTcccgaggagaagcgacgTTACGATCGGACACTCAGTATGCTGTCCGAAATCCACGATCTGATGGGGTCCAAGTTCTGTACCAGGCGAGTGGTGACCCTAATAACTCAGGCCCTTGCGCTTTTCGAACGCTGTTATGCTTCCTCCACTGGTCCCCAGAACAGCCTCTTCGCGACGGGACATCGTGTCTTTGCCCTTGACCTCAACATGTATGTCATTCTGGTCAAGTTCATCGACGTGTCGATGTCCACTCAGAAGGTGTCCCTTGAGGAAAACCTGATGCTCTGTACCCCGGCGGACCGTAATCTTCAACCTACGGTAGTTTCAAATGCAGCGACCTCAGATGATGACAGGGAGATTGTAGAGTATCCGGTGTGGATGGAAGCAATTGgcgacttcttcttcggccaGGGAACACAGTTACAAATGCCGTCCTTGAGTGCTCCATCGAGCCCGAAAGCACCTTCAGGCTTCGCTGTCAGTGAGCTGTATACTGATGATTATGACCTTTGTCATCTTTTACTGCCGGGGGAACTATCATGA
- a CDS encoding uncharacterized protein (COG:S;~EggNog:ENOG410PXSJ;~InterPro:IPR014710,IPR011051) — translation MEAERRWDKRRFQLEESTSLNNGARTIFIESMTPGTTVPPHFHSRFSETFDLINGSITIYNSAEPDLNLLETSAQDLQVGEKVTIEPGRFHKYNVGGKEQAVLRVIITPGDADFERLLKILNGLDADGELANLGDSVTLMAVIMGLSDAHLIGPTGNMLDGVLAEKKDEIEELRAKLLAKYDTEEALQSLLVNTQ, via the coding sequence ATGGAAGCTGAACGCCGTTGGGACAAACGTCGGTTTCAGCTTGAGGAGTCGACAAGTCTAAATAATGGCGCCCGCACGATCTTTATTGAGTCGATGACACCAGGCACGACAGTGCCTCCCCACTTTCACAGTCGCTTCTCAGAGACATTTGACCTCATCAATGGATCTATAACTATCTACAACAGCGCTGAACCAGACCTCAACCTTCTGGAGACATCCGCCCAAGACCTTCAAGTTGGCGAGAAGGTTACCATCGAACCCGGGCGATTCCATAAATACAATGTTGGTGGGAAGGAACAGGCAGTGCTCCGAGTCATTATAACGCCAGGCGATGCCGACTTTGAGAGGCTTCTGAAAATTTTGAATGGCCTGGACGCAGATGGAGAGCTGGCAAATTTGGGTGATAGTGTCACACTCATGGCGGTTATTATGGGGCTTAGTGATGCGCATCTCATTGGTCCAACGGGAAATATGCTAGATGGCGTCTtagcagagaagaaggatgaaatTGAGGAATTGAGAGCGAAGCTGCTCGCCAAGTATGATACTGAGGAAGCGTTACAGAGCTTACTGGTCAACACACAGTAG
- a CDS encoding cytochrome P450 (COG:Q;~EggNog:ENOG410PHH6;~InterPro:IPR001128,IPR002401,IPR036396;~PFAM:PF00067;~TransMembrane:2 (n3-11c16/17o32-51i63-84o);~go_function: GO:0005506 - iron ion binding [Evidence IEA];~go_function: GO:0016705 - oxidoreductase activity, acting on paired donors, with incorporation or reduction of molecular oxygen [Evidence IEA];~go_function: GO:0020037 - heme binding [Evidence IEA];~go_process: GO:0055114 - oxidation-reduction process [Evidence IEA]), translating into MTLSLYASTALAGIFSHVAYFNRGEHHLYGLLYIKLLLTSIISATAILSYTQQTTVTTALSTVAKVASSYLVGLYSSLLIYRVLLHPLNKFPGPLPARASTSWLTTQLKNNLHTALLDLHQQHGLFVRIGSSDLSISHPDAVELIYGSNSRCIKGQNYELVLPTNSLQLMRNVEQHHTRRRIWSTAFSDKLLRGYEQRIRPYRQRLINRISEISRSDDSRVNIRKWFDLYSFDVMGDLAFSEGFQCLEQGKQHWVIEPLISMQDHIGMFFQAWAFAMLAAIPGLSKGLWTFVNFCGEKLMERFEHPPATPDISSALLAPLKGKSVSEVTPEEKFLLYGDAQLIVIAGSDTTSGALSAIFYELARHPEEIKKLRAELEAFVGEGENKYEFLNSKIAHLNHLNGVINEVLRLYPAVPSALQRKTPPEGIVVDGVHVPGDTHVYCPLYVVGRSELAYAQPDEFIPERWYSRPELVRHKSAFAPFSLGPFNCIGRPLALINLRDTLAQLIMEFDVEFAPGEDGARFLGDAKDNFVFYAGEVDLLFTPRS; encoded by the exons ATGACTCTCTCTCTATACGCCAGCACTGCACTGGCCGGTATCTTTTCCCATGTGGCCTACTTCAATCGAGGCGAGCACCATCTTTACGGGTTGCTCTATATCAAACTCCTCTTGACCAGCATAATCTCTGCGACCGCCATCCTCTCATACACCCAACAAACCACAGTAACTACAGCATTAAGCACAGTCGCCAAAGTAGCATCCTCCTATCTAGTCGGCCTCTACTCCAGCCTTCTAATCTACCGCGTCCTGCTGCACCCTCTAAACAAATTCCCCGGCCCACTGCCCGCCCGCGCCTCAACATCATGGCTCACAACCCAGCTCAAAAACAACCTCCACACAGCCCTACTCGAcctccaccagcagcacggCCTCTTCGTCCGCATCGGCTCCTCCGACCTCTCCATCTCACACCCGGATGCAGTCGAGCTCATCTACGGCTCCAACTCGCGCTGCATAAAGGGCCAGAACTACGAACTCGTCCTGCCCACGAACTCCCTACAGCTCATGCGCAATGTCGAGCAGCACCATACCCGCCGTCGCATCTGGAGTACCGCCTTCAGCGATAAACTCCTGCGTGGCTACGAGCAGCGCATCCGACCGTACCGCCAGAGGCTGATCAACCGGATCTCAGAGATATCGCGCAGCGACGACTCTCGGGTAAATATTAGGAAATGGTTCGACCTTTACTCGTTCGATGTCATGGGCGATCTGGCCTTTAGTGAAGGGTTTCAGTGTCTGGAGCAGGGAAAGCAGCATTGGGTGATTGAGCCGTTGATATCTATGCAGGATCACATCGGCATGTTTTTCCAGGCTTGGGCGTTTGCCATGCTTGCTGCCATCCCGGGGCTGTCTAAGGGTCTTTGGACATTTGTGAACTTTTGTGGAGAGAAGTTGATGGAGAGGTTTGAG CACCCGCCTGCAACCCCAGATATCAGCTCCGCGTTACTGGCACCCTTGAAAGGCAAATCTGTGTCGGAGGTCACGCCCGAGGAAAAGTTCCTGCTGTACGGCGACGCACAACTCATCGTGATCGCAGGAAG TGACACCACCTCAGGCGCTCTATCCGCCATATTCTACGAACTCGCCCGACACCccgaagaaataaaaaagctgCGCGCCGAACTGGAAGCATTcgtcggcgagggcgagaatAAATACGAGTTCCTGAACTCAAAAATCGCCCATCTAAACCATCTCAATGGCGTTATTAACGAAGTCCTCCGGTTATATCCTGCCGTTCCCAGCGCGCTACAGCGAAAGACACCCCCCGAGGGAATTGTCGTTGATGGCGTCCATGTTCCTGGCGATACGCATGTGTACTGTCCGTTGTATGTGGTGGGACGAT CTGAGCTCGCCTACGCCCAGCCAGACGAGTTCATCCCCGAGCGATGGTATAGCCGGCCGGAGCTGGTCAGGCACAAATCCGCTTTTGCTCCATTTAGTCTTG GCCCATTTAACTGCATCGGACGACCGCTCGCACTGATTAACCTTCGTGACACATTAGCCCAGCTCATCATGGAGTTCGATGTGGAGTTTGCTCCCGGGGAAGATGGGGCGCGGTTTCTGGGAGACGCCAAGGATAATTTTGTGTTTTATGCTGGCGAGGTTGATCTGCTGTTTACTCCACGTAGTTAG